In Prescottella soli, a genomic segment contains:
- a CDS encoding Ig-like domain-containing protein, with protein sequence MVSASLLLATPASAATSTVNFTTTCRASAAINVTKTPAASVTVDAPATVAPGEQFTFRMQSNAQSFPNSDSGATTTNLSRLKNDFEIPSNATFVGATIVAGSGINLSGVAPSVIRVNDNGAADSNGTILRISGNNEVIGNGANNSGNSEGGIVAPKSQKNLDGTNNGNGDSWFRLPAIDVTMVAGQSGAIQPKIRTSGDAGSFNNDKNFSTQLAKASMFGTQWAPTRCSPRNSEGAALNAGAGPLATIRISAPDVATTTTLTVPPTAATGAPVQLTATVAPAEASGTVQFKDGDTNIGAPAPVSNGSASLSYSFGSVGAHSITAVYSGATGFASSTSAAQTVAVTPPSAATTTSITVPSTATTGLAVDLVAAVSPANATGTVQFKDGGANLGAPVRVTGGVATLSQAFTTTGAHSITAVFTGDAGFAASASGARVVTVSEPAPDAVATTTTVTAPASAEVGKAVTISASVSPKPVDGTVQFRDGATDLGSPVLVSDGTASITHTFTRGGSHSITAVYSGGVGSLGSTAAPVTVAVTASNIGTVTMLNAPGEAKAGASVDLWASVFDLVDGAQVPNGGTVQFRDGGTPIGNPVPVAGGVAKLTHTFATTGSHSITAVYSGAGAYAGSTTDAQNINVTVASVVDLSTATELGLPAGGTVGQPVTISARVVASQTPRGTVQFFDGDKPLGEAVQLIDGQASLTHTFTGTGSHSITAKYSGAAGFTASTSVSGALVISETGGGLPGIDTGSLSLGSLSGVGNATA encoded by the coding sequence GTGGTGTCCGCTTCCCTGCTCCTCGCCACGCCGGCGAGTGCGGCGACGTCCACAGTCAACTTCACCACCACGTGCCGCGCGTCGGCGGCGATCAACGTCACCAAGACGCCGGCCGCGTCGGTCACCGTCGACGCCCCTGCGACTGTGGCTCCGGGTGAGCAGTTCACCTTCAGGATGCAGTCGAATGCGCAGTCGTTCCCGAACTCTGATTCGGGGGCGACCACGACCAACCTGTCGCGGCTCAAGAACGACTTCGAGATTCCCTCGAACGCCACGTTCGTCGGTGCGACGATCGTTGCGGGGTCCGGGATCAACCTGAGCGGTGTCGCGCCGAGCGTGATCCGCGTCAACGACAACGGAGCCGCCGACTCCAACGGCACGATTCTCCGCATTTCCGGGAACAACGAGGTCATCGGGAACGGCGCGAACAACAGCGGCAACAGCGAGGGCGGCATCGTGGCGCCCAAGTCGCAGAAGAACCTCGACGGCACTAACAACGGCAACGGGGATTCGTGGTTCCGTCTGCCGGCGATCGACGTGACGATGGTGGCCGGTCAGTCCGGCGCTATCCAGCCCAAGATTCGCACCAGCGGCGATGCCGGCAGCTTCAACAACGACAAGAACTTCAGCACCCAGCTCGCCAAGGCATCGATGTTCGGCACCCAGTGGGCCCCGACGCGCTGCAGCCCGCGCAACTCCGAAGGCGCTGCGCTCAACGCCGGCGCCGGACCGCTCGCGACCATCCGCATCTCCGCCCCGGACGTGGCGACCACCACGACGCTGACCGTTCCGCCCACCGCGGCGACGGGTGCGCCTGTGCAGCTCACCGCGACGGTGGCGCCCGCCGAGGCGTCGGGCACGGTGCAGTTCAAGGACGGCGACACGAACATCGGCGCCCCGGCGCCCGTGAGCAACGGGTCGGCGAGCCTGTCGTACTCGTTCGGATCGGTTGGTGCACACAGCATCACCGCGGTCTACTCGGGAGCGACCGGCTTCGCCTCGTCGACGTCCGCGGCGCAGACCGTGGCTGTCACCCCGCCGTCCGCCGCGACCACCACGTCGATCACGGTCCCGTCGACCGCGACCACCGGTCTTGCGGTGGATCTGGTCGCGGCCGTGAGTCCCGCGAATGCCACCGGCACGGTGCAGTTCAAGGATGGCGGCGCGAACCTCGGGGCGCCGGTCCGGGTCACCGGCGGCGTCGCGACCCTGTCGCAGGCCTTCACGACGACCGGTGCCCACAGCATCACCGCCGTCTTCACTGGTGACGCCGGCTTCGCCGCATCGGCGTCGGGCGCCCGCGTGGTGACGGTGTCGGAGCCGGCGCCGGACGCCGTCGCGACCACCACCACGGTCACCGCACCCGCCTCTGCGGAGGTCGGCAAGGCGGTCACGATCTCGGCCTCCGTGTCGCCGAAGCCCGTCGACGGCACCGTCCAGTTCCGCGACGGCGCGACGGATCTCGGTTCGCCCGTTCTGGTTTCGGACGGCACCGCGAGCATCACGCACACGTTCACCAGGGGTGGATCGCATTCGATCACCGCGGTCTACAGCGGTGGTGTCGGATCGCTCGGCTCGACCGCAGCTCCGGTAACCGTGGCGGTGACGGCGTCGAACATCGGCACCGTCACGATGCTCAACGCGCCCGGTGAGGCGAAGGCCGGTGCGTCCGTGGACCTGTGGGCGAGCGTCTTCGACCTGGTGGACGGCGCTCAGGTGCCGAACGGCGGCACGGTGCAGTTCCGCGACGGCGGGACGCCGATCGGGAACCCGGTGCCTGTCGCTGGCGGCGTCGCCAAGCTGACCCACACCTTCGCTACCACGGGGTCGCACTCGATCACGGCCGTCTACAGCGGCGCCGGGGCCTACGCGGGCTCGACCACGGACGCTCAGAACATCAATGTGACCGTCGCATCGGTCGTCGATCTGTCCACCGCGACCGAGCTGGGACTTCCGGCCGGCGGGACCGTCGGGCAGCCCGTGACGATCTCGGCCCGCGTCGTCGCGTCGCAGACGCCGCGCGGCACCGTGCAGTTCTTCGACGGTGACAAGCCGCTCGGCGAAGCCGTGCAGTTGATCGACGGCCAGGCGAGCCTCACGCACACGTTCACCGGCACCGGGTCCCACTCCATCACCGCGAAGTACAGCGGCGCAGCGGGATTCACGGCGTCGACCTCGGTTTCGGGGGCGCTCGTGATCTCCGAGACCGGCGGTGGTCTGCCCGGCATCGACACCGGTAGCCTCTCGCTCGGTTCGCTGAGCGGAGTTGGCAATGCGACAGCGTAA